In one Coccinella septempunctata chromosome 6, icCocSept1.1, whole genome shotgun sequence genomic region, the following are encoded:
- the LOC123315892 gene encoding uncharacterized protein LOC123315892, whose translation MGDRKLKNILAQRDLECTKLEDLKRIADYALSDIEVHRNFKCRYKYIEDILKSFETFNTAIVSIVSGTEGGDLKPHYDALSTFRDKYYRVQAIYSQLFEDKLETSKSEEENSSHSKVRLPKLELPTFDGDIRNWQTFCDVFESLIHNNPTLSNVDKYSYLLSCLKGNALSVVKCTPLTGNNYIIAFNALKKRYENKRLIATAHWHTITKSKPVNVSENPRALRNLIDTFSENLKALENLKFPSRSGIL comes from the coding sequence ATGGGAGATCGCAAACTAAAGAACATTCTAGCACAAAGGGATTTAGAATGTACAAAATTAGAAGATCTAAAAAGGATCGCAGATTATGCATTATCAGATATAGAGGTACATCGAAATTTTAAATGCAGGTACAAATATatcgaagatattttgaaaagtttTGAGACATTTAACACTGCTATAGTTTCAATTGTTTCGGGAACTGAAGGTGGGGATCTCAAGCCGCATTATGATGCTTTGTCTACATTTAGGGATAAATACTACAGAGTTCAGGCTATTTACTCTCAATTATTCGAAGATAAATTGGAAACTTCCAAATCAGAGGAAGAAAATTCATCACATAGTAAGGTTAGATTGCCAAAGTTGGAGTTGCCGACGTTTGATGGCGATATAAGAAATTGGCAAACGTTTTGTGACGTTTTCGAATCTTTAATTCATAACAACCCAACCCTATCAAATGTTGATAAGTACAGCTATTTGCTATCTTGTCTAAAGGGAAATGCGCTTTCAGTTGTGAAATGTACCCCCTTAACTGGTAATAATTATATTATCGCCTTTAACGCTCTCAAAAAACGTTATGAAAATAAGAGATTGATAGCAACGGCTCATTGGCACACTATTACCAAATCTAAACCTGTTAATGTTAGTGAAAATCCTCGCGCACTACGAAATTTAATTGAcactttttctgaaaatttgaagGCCTTGGAAAATCTCAAGTTTCCGTCAAGGAGTGGGATTTTGTAA